From Desulforegula conservatrix Mb1Pa, a single genomic window includes:
- a CDS encoding transposase, which produces MAKGIRRNHGPAFKAKVALAALKGDKTLSELSDQFGVHSNQISAWKKELEQNASELFDR; this is translated from the coding sequence ATGGCAAAAGGAATCAGAAGAAATCACGGACCAGCATTCAAGGCTAAAGTGGCGTTAGCGGCTTTGAAGGGAGACAAAACCCTCTCGGAATTATCCGATCAGTTTGGTGTGCATTCCAATCAGATATCAGCCTGGAAGAAAGAGCTTGAACAGAATGCCTCAGAACTGTTTGATCGTG